One part of the Marinobacter sp. MDS2 genome encodes these proteins:
- a CDS encoding SpoVR family protein, whose protein sequence is MNESIDRPKDTEGAEPGTGSPISTSSEWTFELIQKYDEAIAECAAEFGLDTYPNQIEVITAEQMMDAYSSVGMPVGYNHWSFGKQFLQTSKGYQRGQMGLAYEIVINSNPCIAYLMEENTLPMQALVVAHACYGHNSFFKGNYLFRTWTDANAIIDYLVFARNYVSECEERYGIDAVEEILDSCHALMNYGVDRYKRPSPISAEEEIQRQTEREEYQQRRINDLWRTIPKPEEDDPVKRKPRFPSEPQENLLYFIEKNAPLLETWQRELVRIVRKLAQYFYPQRQTQVMNEGWASFWHYTLLHRLFEKGLVTDGFMLEFLQSHTSVTYQPPFNSPWYSGINPYTLGFSIYTDLRRMCETPTDEDREWFPDIAGTDWLEALHFAMRNFKDESFILQYLSPKVMRDLKLFAIEDDDNENHYTVTAIHDETGYRALREKLAAQYNLSYREPNIQVWNVDVRGDRSLTLRHIPVDHIPLGKETDEVLRHVHRLWGFDVYLETVDDGKVQNTHRCPPQSADDD, encoded by the coding sequence ATGAACGAATCAATCGATCGCCCCAAAGATACGGAAGGTGCTGAGCCCGGAACCGGCTCTCCCATTTCGACCAGTTCGGAATGGACCTTTGAGCTGATTCAAAAATACGATGAGGCTATCGCTGAATGCGCCGCCGAATTTGGTCTGGACACCTATCCCAATCAAATCGAGGTGATCACCGCCGAACAAATGATGGATGCTTACAGCTCGGTGGGCATGCCGGTCGGCTATAACCATTGGTCTTTCGGCAAACAGTTTCTGCAAACGTCCAAGGGCTACCAGCGCGGCCAGATGGGGCTGGCCTATGAGATTGTGATCAACTCCAACCCCTGCATTGCCTACCTGATGGAAGAGAACACCTTGCCCATGCAGGCACTGGTTGTTGCTCATGCCTGCTATGGTCACAACTCCTTCTTCAAAGGCAATTACCTGTTCCGGACCTGGACCGATGCCAACGCCATCATCGACTACCTGGTGTTCGCCCGAAACTATGTGTCTGAATGCGAAGAACGCTACGGCATTGATGCCGTGGAAGAGATTCTGGATTCCTGTCATGCCCTGATGAATTATGGCGTAGACCGCTACAAGCGCCCGTCCCCCATTTCCGCCGAGGAAGAAATTCAACGGCAAACCGAAAGAGAGGAATACCAACAGCGCCGGATAAACGACCTTTGGCGCACGATCCCGAAACCCGAAGAAGACGACCCGGTCAAACGCAAGCCCCGATTCCCCTCCGAGCCGCAGGAGAATCTGTTGTACTTCATCGAAAAGAATGCGCCTTTGCTGGAAACCTGGCAACGGGAGCTGGTTCGGATTGTGCGCAAGCTGGCTCAATACTTTTACCCGCAACGCCAGACTCAGGTCATGAACGAAGGCTGGGCCAGCTTCTGGCACTACACGCTGCTGCATCGGCTGTTCGAAAAAGGGCTGGTGACCGACGGCTTCATGCTGGAATTCCTGCAAAGCCATACTTCCGTGACCTACCAGCCACCGTTCAACAGTCCTTGGTACTCTGGCATTAACCCCTATACCCTCGGGTTCTCGATTTACACAGACCTGCGCAGAATGTGCGAAACGCCCACCGACGAAGATCGAGAATGGTTCCCTGATATTGCGGGCACCGACTGGCTGGAAGCCCTTCATTTCGCGATGCGAAATTTCAAAGACGAAAGTTTCATTCTGCAATACCTTTCGCCTAAGGTAATGCGGGATCTCAAGTTATTTGCCATCGAGGACGACGACAACGAAAACCATTACACGGTCACTGCGATTCACGACGAAACCGGCTACAGGGCACTGCGCGAAAAACTGGCCGCACAATACAATCTGAGCTATCGGGAGCCCAACATTCAGGTTTGGAATGTGGACGTTCGGGGCGACCGCTCGCTAACGCTGCGCCACATTCCGGTTGACCACATCCCTTTGGGTAAGGAGACCGATGAAGTGCTTCGACACGTTCACCGGCTATGGGGTTTCGACGTGTACCTCGAAACGGTGGATGACGGCAAAGTACAAAACACTCACCGATGCCCGCCTCAGTCTGCCGATGACGACTGA
- a CDS encoding PrkA family serine protein kinase has product MSILQHFKDRYAQTQEEEFSLEEYLEICKNDPTAYATAAERMLIAIGEPEMIDTSRDPRLSRIFSNKVIKRYPEFNEFYGMEEAVENIVAFFRHAAQGLEEKKQILYLLGPVGGGKSSLAEKLKALMQKVPFYAIKDSPVNESPLGLFSSEEDGHILEEEYGIPGRYLNNIMSPWAVKRLHEFGGDISQFRVVKRYPSILDQIAVSKTEPGDDNNQDISALVGKVNIRMLEDFSQDDPDAYSFSGGLCKANQGLLEFVEMFKAPIKVLHPLLTATQEGNYNTTEGMGSVPFDGVILAHSNESEWQTFRNNKHNEAFLDRVYIVKVPYCVRVTEEIEIYRKLLKNSSLSGAPCAPDTLDMLAQFSVLSRIKDPDNSSVFSKMKVYDGQNIKDTDPKAKSIQEYRDAAGVMEGMDGLSTRFAFKILSKVFNFDTTEIAANPVHLLYVLEKQIEQEQYAPETQEKYLRFIKEYLAPHYVQFIGKEIQTAYLESYSEYGQNLFDRYVTYADLWIQDQEFRDPETGDILDRSSINDELEKIEKPAGISNPKDFRNEVVNFVLRARANNHGENPSWLSYEKLRSVIEKKMFSNTEDLLPVISFNPKASQEDQNKHKQFVERMVDRGYTEKQVRLLAEWYLRVRKSH; this is encoded by the coding sequence ATGAGCATTCTGCAGCATTTCAAAGACCGGTATGCACAAACTCAGGAAGAAGAATTCTCTCTTGAGGAATACCTGGAGATCTGCAAAAACGATCCAACAGCCTATGCCACCGCCGCGGAGCGTATGCTGATTGCCATCGGCGAGCCGGAAATGATTGACACCTCCCGAGACCCTCGCCTCTCACGCATTTTTTCCAACAAAGTCATCAAGCGCTACCCGGAATTCAACGAGTTCTACGGCATGGAAGAAGCCGTGGAAAACATCGTGGCTTTCTTCCGCCATGCTGCCCAAGGGCTGGAAGAAAAGAAACAGATTCTCTATCTGCTAGGTCCGGTCGGGGGTGGTAAATCGTCACTCGCCGAAAAGCTTAAAGCGCTGATGCAAAAAGTGCCGTTTTACGCCATCAAAGACTCACCGGTGAACGAAAGCCCGCTGGGCTTATTCAGTTCGGAAGAGGACGGCCATATTCTGGAAGAAGAATACGGCATTCCGGGCCGTTATCTGAACAACATCATGTCGCCGTGGGCAGTTAAGCGCCTGCACGAATTTGGCGGCGACATCAGCCAGTTCCGGGTGGTTAAACGCTACCCCTCAATTCTCGACCAGATTGCCGTGTCGAAAACCGAGCCCGGCGATGACAATAATCAGGACATTTCTGCGTTGGTCGGTAAGGTGAATATCCGCATGCTGGAAGACTTCTCTCAAGACGATCCGGATGCGTACAGCTTCAGCGGAGGCCTTTGTAAAGCCAACCAGGGGTTGCTGGAATTCGTCGAGATGTTCAAAGCCCCCATTAAAGTGCTCCACCCATTGCTGACCGCGACACAGGAAGGCAACTACAACACCACCGAAGGCATGGGATCGGTCCCCTTCGATGGCGTGATACTGGCCCACTCTAACGAATCCGAGTGGCAAACCTTCCGCAATAACAAGCATAACGAAGCCTTCCTCGACCGGGTCTATATCGTCAAAGTGCCCTACTGCGTGAGGGTGACCGAAGAGATCGAGATCTACCGCAAACTGCTCAAAAACAGTTCGCTGTCCGGCGCCCCCTGCGCTCCGGACACGCTCGACATGCTGGCCCAGTTCTCAGTGCTGTCCCGCATCAAAGATCCGGATAACTCGAGCGTCTTTTCCAAAATGAAGGTGTACGACGGCCAGAACATCAAAGACACCGATCCGAAGGCCAAGTCCATTCAGGAATATCGGGATGCGGCGGGTGTTATGGAAGGCATGGATGGTTTGTCCACCCGTTTCGCCTTCAAGATTTTGTCCAAGGTGTTCAACTTCGACACCACAGAAATCGCCGCCAACCCGGTTCACCTGCTTTACGTACTGGAAAAGCAGATCGAGCAGGAGCAGTACGCGCCCGAGACTCAGGAAAAATACCTGCGCTTTATCAAAGAGTACCTGGCACCTCACTACGTTCAGTTCATCGGCAAGGAAATCCAGACTGCGTATCTGGAAAGCTACAGCGAATACGGCCAGAACCTGTTCGACCGCTACGTCACCTACGCCGACCTGTGGATACAGGATCAGGAATTCCGCGACCCGGAAACCGGCGACATTCTGGACCGCTCGTCCATCAACGACGAACTGGAGAAAATCGAAAAACCGGCCGGCATCAGCAACCCGAAAGATTTCCGCAACGAAGTGGTCAATTTCGTACTGCGGGCCCGCGCCAACAATCATGGCGAGAACCCGTCCTGGCTCAGCTACGAAAAGCTGCGCAGCGTGATCGAGAAGAAGATGTTCTCGAACACTGAAGACTTGCTACCGGTTATTTCGTTCAATCCGAAAGCCAGTCAGGAGGATCAGAACAAGCACAAACAATTTGTCGAACGCATGGTCGATCGGGGATACACCGAGAAACAGGTCCGCTTGCTAGCCGAGTGGTATCTGCGTGTACGTAAGTCCCATTAA
- a CDS encoding YeaH/YhbH family protein yields MGMTHVVDRRLNGKNKSAVNRERFLRRYRHHIKKAVSEAVQRRSITDVERGEKVSIPAKDIQEPIFRHGHGGRRDAVHPGNQEWVAGDTIAKPEGGAGQGQGAGQASPDGEGMDEFVFQITQEEFLEFLFDDLELPNLARKKLKDTESFSYVRAGFTSQGVPAKLDVVRSLRGAHARRLGLSGARKKKIRDLEAQLEALKSAPDDLDPAFSHEDQIKALMEEIAELKANVKRIPFIDEIDLRYRQHDKQPKPATSAVMFCLMDVSGSMTQMHKDIAKRFFILLYMFLKKNYKKIDVVFIRHHTSAKEVTEEEFFYSRETGGTIVSSALKLMRKIIDDRYSPAEWNIYAAQASDGDNWNDDSPTCGKLLAEGILPQVQYYSYIEITPLDHQTLWYEYEKLMAENPQSFAMQQIADPADIYPVFRKLFERKAA; encoded by the coding sequence ATGGGCATGACCCACGTAGTCGACCGACGACTGAATGGTAAGAACAAAAGCGCGGTGAACCGGGAGCGGTTCCTGCGCCGATACCGGCACCACATCAAGAAAGCGGTCTCGGAGGCTGTTCAACGTCGCTCTATTACCGATGTGGAGCGCGGCGAAAAGGTCAGCATTCCGGCTAAAGATATTCAGGAGCCTATTTTTCGTCATGGCCATGGGGGCCGCCGGGATGCGGTTCATCCGGGCAATCAGGAATGGGTAGCCGGAGACACCATCGCCAAGCCCGAGGGCGGAGCCGGACAAGGCCAGGGCGCTGGGCAGGCCAGCCCGGACGGCGAAGGCATGGATGAATTCGTGTTTCAGATCACTCAGGAAGAATTTCTGGAATTTCTGTTCGACGACCTGGAATTGCCCAACCTGGCCCGCAAAAAACTCAAAGACACAGAATCGTTCAGCTATGTGCGAGCAGGCTTCACCAGCCAGGGTGTACCGGCAAAGCTGGATGTTGTTCGGTCACTTCGGGGAGCCCACGCCCGACGACTGGGGTTAAGTGGCGCTCGCAAAAAAAAGATTCGGGATCTCGAAGCGCAGCTTGAGGCCCTGAAGAGCGCACCGGACGATCTGGACCCGGCGTTCAGTCACGAAGACCAGATCAAAGCGCTCATGGAAGAGATCGCCGAGCTTAAAGCCAACGTGAAGCGCATACCCTTCATCGATGAAATCGATCTGCGCTACCGCCAACACGATAAACAGCCCAAGCCGGCCACCAGTGCGGTGATGTTTTGCCTGATGGATGTTTCAGGCTCGATGACCCAGATGCACAAAGACATCGCCAAGCGCTTCTTTATTCTTCTCTACATGTTTCTGAAAAAGAACTACAAGAAGATCGATGTGGTGTTTATTCGCCATCACACCAGCGCGAAAGAAGTGACCGAGGAAGAGTTCTTCTACTCGCGCGAGACCGGTGGCACCATTGTTTCCAGCGCGCTAAAACTCATGCGCAAAATTATCGACGACAGATACTCACCGGCGGAATGGAACATCTACGCGGCGCAGGCTTCGGATGGCGACAACTGGAACGATGATTCGCCTACTTGCGGCAAGCTTTTGGCTGAAGGCATTTTGCCCCAAGTTCAGTACTACTCGTACATCGAAATCACACCGCTGGACCACCAAACGCTCTGGTATGAATACGAGAAACTCATGGCCGAGAACCCGCAAAGCTTTGCCATGCAACAGATAGCTGACCCAGCGGACATATACCCGGTTTTCCGGAAGCTGTTCGAGAGGAAAGCGGCATGA
- a CDS encoding wax ester/triacylglycerol synthase family O-acyltransferase: MARLNTLDASWLAVESEDTPMHVGNLQIFSLPEGAPETYLRDMVLRMKESHDVAAPWGDKLAWSGFLGRVIAPAWKKDKDIDLDYHVRHSALPRPGGERELGILVSRLHSNPLDFSRPLWECHVIEGLENNRFALYTKMHHSMIDGISGVRLMQRVLTTDPDRRNMPPPWAVQPKKRRAHKGDREASVPGAFAQAMDALKLQVDMAPRLWQAGNRLAQSALHPEDGLTAPFTGPVSILNHRVKGQRRLATQHYPVDRLKALAHASGGSLNDIVLYLCGTALRRFLLEQNSLPDTPLTAGIPVNIRPADDQGTGTQISFMIASLATNEADPLNRLQHIKESSRRAKEHLQKLPKKALTQYTMLLMSPYILQLMSGLGGRMRPVFNVTISNVPGPEETLYFEGAKLEATYPVSLIAHGGALNITCLSYAGTLNFGYTGCRDTLPSMQKIAVFTGEALDELEALILPPKPQKTAGRKKSSKA, encoded by the coding sequence ATGGCACGCCTCAACACCTTGGACGCCTCATGGCTGGCGGTAGAATCCGAAGATACACCCATGCACGTGGGAAATCTGCAAATATTCTCATTACCGGAAGGGGCCCCTGAAACCTATTTGCGGGACATGGTTCTCCGCATGAAGGAATCTCACGATGTGGCAGCGCCATGGGGAGACAAACTGGCTTGGTCAGGCTTTCTCGGGAGAGTGATTGCACCAGCCTGGAAAAAAGACAAAGACATCGATCTCGATTATCACGTCAGGCATTCTGCACTCCCCCGCCCTGGTGGTGAGCGGGAACTCGGCATTCTGGTATCTCGCCTGCATTCCAACCCGCTGGATTTTTCCCGCCCACTTTGGGAATGCCACGTTATTGAAGGGTTAGAAAACAACCGGTTTGCACTGTACACAAAAATGCATCATTCGATGATTGATGGCATCAGCGGCGTACGTTTGATGCAGCGGGTGCTGACCACCGATCCGGACCGCCGTAATATGCCACCACCCTGGGCCGTGCAACCGAAAAAACGCAGGGCTCATAAAGGCGACAGAGAAGCCAGCGTACCCGGAGCTTTTGCACAGGCTATGGACGCTTTGAAGCTGCAGGTCGATATGGCGCCACGGTTATGGCAGGCCGGCAACCGTCTGGCTCAATCGGCTCTGCACCCGGAGGATGGTCTGACCGCTCCGTTTACCGGGCCGGTATCCATTCTGAACCACCGGGTAAAAGGCCAGCGCAGGCTCGCCACCCAGCATTACCCGGTAGACCGCTTAAAAGCATTGGCGCACGCTTCCGGCGGCTCGCTGAACGATATTGTTTTGTACCTGTGTGGAACCGCTCTGCGCCGATTCCTGCTTGAGCAGAACAGCCTGCCTGATACGCCGTTGACTGCGGGTATTCCGGTGAACATCCGCCCGGCGGACGATCAAGGCACCGGCACGCAAATCAGCTTCATGATCGCTTCGCTGGCAACCAACGAGGCCGACCCGCTGAACCGCCTGCAGCACATCAAAGAATCCAGCCGCCGCGCGAAGGAACACTTACAGAAGCTGCCCAAGAAAGCCTTGACGCAGTACACCATGCTGCTCATGTCGCCTTACATTCTGCAACTGATGTCAGGATTGGGTGGGCGCATGCGGCCGGTGTTCAACGTGACCATATCCAACGTGCCAGGGCCAGAAGAAACCTTGTACTTTGAAGGAGCAAAACTGGAAGCAACCTATCCGGTCTCGCTGATTGCGCACGGAGGTGCCCTGAACATTACCTGCCTGAGCTATGCAGGCACGCTGAATTTTGGCTATACCGGATGCCGGGACACCCTTCCAAGCATGCAGAAAATCGCCGTTTTCACCGGTGAAGCTCTGGATGAACTCGAAGCGCTGATTCTGCCTCCGAAACCCCAAAAAACTGCGGGCCGCAAAAAAAGCAGTAAGGCCTAG
- a CDS encoding TetR family transcriptional regulator: MADVQRRRPGETREKLMTAALTLVGKGRHFASIGIREVTRQAGVVPTSFYRHFRSVDDLGLQLVDELGLVLRRMMREARANVLQADKLIEESVAIFVAHALANRNFFMFMAQGLAGESRAVQEGIRSEMRYFANELGNDLRRLKLLAHLSDSDLDMTCDLVVRTVAFSLTDILSISPEDDYQIGQVRKRTTRFLQLVLIGADHWKSG; the protein is encoded by the coding sequence ATGGCAGATGTACAAAGGCGACGACCGGGTGAAACCCGGGAAAAGCTGATGACGGCGGCATTGACGCTGGTGGGTAAAGGACGGCATTTCGCCAGCATAGGGATTCGGGAGGTGACCCGGCAGGCCGGTGTCGTGCCCACGTCTTTCTATCGGCACTTTCGCAGCGTTGATGACCTGGGGCTTCAGCTGGTCGATGAACTGGGGTTGGTGCTGCGCCGAATGATGCGGGAAGCCCGCGCGAACGTGTTGCAAGCCGATAAGCTGATCGAAGAGTCTGTGGCTATATTTGTGGCCCATGCGTTGGCCAATCGCAACTTCTTCATGTTTATGGCGCAAGGATTGGCTGGAGAAAGCCGGGCGGTTCAGGAAGGGATTCGAAGCGAAATGCGGTACTTTGCCAACGAGCTGGGCAATGACTTACGCCGGCTCAAGCTGCTGGCACATTTGAGCGATTCGGATCTGGATATGACGTGTGATCTGGTGGTCCGGACGGTCGCCTTCAGTTTGACTGATATCCTCAGTATTTCACCGGAAGACGACTACCAGATAGGGCAGGTGCGCAAGCGCACCACCCGTTTTTTGCAGCTTGTCCTGATCGGGGCCGACCACTGGAAAAGTGGCTAG
- a CDS encoding acyl-CoA desaturase translates to MNTLNDQQLDELQKDLDAIRDEVVADLGERDANHIRGMVRLHRKLEVAGRVMMPFGFIPPVFLAATASLGLAKILENMEIGHNVMHGQYDWMNDPSLNSQTYEWDTACSSESWRRTHNFEHHTYTNVIGKDRDYGYAVLRLSDDEAWRPRHTFQILNYAVLSILFQWGVALHELEAEKLSYGKSHLKEKRPFLRVAAKKAGRQAFKDYVFFPALTLPVAPIVVAGNAGANLIRNLWSSTVIFCGHFTQDAETFTEEQAEGESKGHWYLRQLTGSSNFTGGKWLHIMSGHLSFQIEHHVFPDLPAHRYPEISEKVQAVCRKHGIHYNTGSFGKQYSTVLKRILRYSLPERFTQRPAVA, encoded by the coding sequence ATGAATACACTAAATGATCAACAGCTGGATGAGCTTCAAAAAGACCTGGACGCGATCCGCGATGAAGTGGTGGCCGATCTGGGCGAGCGAGACGCCAATCACATCCGCGGCATGGTTCGCCTGCACCGAAAGCTGGAAGTGGCGGGCCGGGTAATGATGCCATTCGGTTTCATTCCGCCGGTGTTTCTTGCCGCTACTGCGTCGTTGGGGCTAGCCAAGATCCTCGAGAATATGGAAATCGGCCACAACGTGATGCACGGTCAATACGACTGGATGAACGACCCGAGCCTGAACTCCCAGACCTACGAGTGGGACACCGCATGCTCCAGCGAATCCTGGCGCCGAACCCACAACTTCGAGCATCACACCTACACCAACGTGATTGGCAAAGACCGGGATTACGGTTACGCGGTTCTAAGGTTGAGCGATGACGAAGCCTGGAGACCTCGCCATACCTTCCAAATTCTGAATTATGCGGTCCTGAGCATTCTGTTCCAGTGGGGTGTTGCTCTGCACGAACTAGAGGCGGAAAAATTGAGCTATGGGAAAAGTCATCTGAAAGAGAAGCGCCCCTTTCTGAGAGTCGCCGCCAAGAAAGCGGGACGCCAGGCGTTTAAAGATTATGTATTCTTTCCGGCCCTCACCCTGCCTGTTGCTCCGATTGTGGTCGCCGGCAATGCTGGAGCGAACCTGATCCGGAACCTGTGGTCGTCCACTGTGATCTTCTGCGGACACTTTACGCAGGATGCAGAAACCTTCACCGAAGAACAGGCCGAGGGTGAAAGCAAAGGCCATTGGTATCTGCGGCAGTTAACCGGATCATCTAATTTTACCGGGGGTAAATGGCTGCACATTATGAGTGGCCATCTGAGCTTCCAGATCGAACACCACGTCTTTCCGGATCTTCCCGCTCATCGCTACCCGGAAATATCCGAAAAGGTTCAAGCGGTATGCCGCAAACACGGCATTCACTACAACACTGGCAGTTTCGGGAAACAGTACAGCACCGTGCTAAAGCGCATACTTCGTTACTCACTACCCGAGCGCTTTACTCAGCGGCCAGCTGTGGCTTAA
- a CDS encoding ferredoxin reductase: MLAKLTPSKAAHWLGRQLLNRDDPAAFFDPLTTAINPMWVQQYTPARVERITAETADTKTFELKPAHRWGGFKAGQHVNVRIDIDGVRRTRTFSLSSPPARWHREGRVTLTIKRLPGGRVTNWLHDELKTGDVIGLTEAFGDFSIPEDKKPVLFIAGGSGITPILSQLETMALENYPGPITLLYYVRTQNNVIGKEKLDALHSRYPAFSLNIITTDEGSAPRYLNDQDLDSISDLTAREIFLCGPKGLMDLASDKLRQRGLNDEQLHSTFFAPPAPAQLSSSATGGEVTFSTSHLTVDSKGDANLLEIAEAAGLTPQHGCRMGICHQCTCTKTSGTVVNRLTGQVSGAGSESVQLCISIPQGPVALEV; encoded by the coding sequence ATGCTGGCAAAACTCACTCCGTCCAAAGCGGCACACTGGCTAGGCCGGCAATTGCTGAACCGAGACGATCCTGCCGCGTTTTTTGACCCGTTGACCACGGCCATCAATCCAATGTGGGTACAACAGTACACACCGGCCAGAGTAGAGCGCATCACGGCCGAAACAGCCGACACCAAAACCTTCGAGCTGAAACCCGCTCATCGCTGGGGCGGCTTTAAAGCGGGCCAACACGTGAACGTGCGCATCGACATCGACGGCGTCCGCCGCACCCGCACCTTCAGCCTTTCGAGCCCCCCCGCGCGCTGGCATCGGGAAGGACGGGTTACGCTCACCATCAAGCGTTTACCCGGCGGGCGGGTGACCAATTGGTTACACGATGAGCTGAAAACCGGCGATGTCATCGGGCTGACGGAAGCATTTGGCGACTTTTCAATACCAGAGGACAAAAAGCCGGTTCTGTTCATTGCCGGCGGTAGCGGTATTACGCCTATTCTGAGTCAACTCGAAACCATGGCACTGGAAAATTACCCGGGGCCCATCACGCTGCTCTATTACGTGCGCACTCAAAACAACGTGATCGGGAAGGAAAAGCTGGATGCTCTGCACAGTCGCTACCCCGCTTTCTCACTAAACATCATAACCACTGACGAGGGCTCTGCGCCTCGCTATCTGAATGATCAGGATCTGGACTCGATCTCCGATCTGACGGCACGAGAGATATTTCTGTGCGGGCCGAAAGGATTGATGGATTTGGCATCCGACAAACTTCGCCAACGAGGCCTTAACGACGAACAACTGCACAGCACCTTCTTTGCCCCACCCGCGCCGGCTCAATTGTCATCGTCCGCTACGGGCGGCGAAGTAACGTTCAGCACCAGCCATCTGACCGTCGATTCCAAAGGCGACGCCAACCTGTTGGAGATTGCAGAAGCCGCAGGCCTGACGCCTCAACATGGTTGCCGCATGGGCATCTGCCATCAATGCACCTGCACGAAAACCAGCGGCACGGTGGTAAACCGACTGACCGGCCAGGTATCCGGTGCGGGCTCTGAAAGCGTGCAGTTATGCATTTCTATCCCCCAGGGCCCGGTGGCTCTGGAGGTATAA
- a CDS encoding 7TM diverse intracellular signaling domain-containing protein: MIRLLLVVMLALSSLQVLAAGAPDGLSVKLDRASDVIDISRHLAFYEDPSSNLNIYQIKRRWPDIGSKTIQPKAYNFGFTDSTYWFHTRVENVSSPNDQWVIEGLYPIIDEMELFVVRAAGPIERQIAGDSVPFHRRARDHHNINFDLTLNRGESVDLYFRVKTSGAVQMRTKLWSLDSFSHADHQERFVLGLFYGLLIAMLIFSFLIFLSIRDTNYLWYSGYIFNYGILQSSLNGLSFEHLWPDSPWWNNRAVAVLIASGMFFVLGFSRSFLALKANAPVLNRTFLAMMGVFALAAVAPMISPSYAPVIRFNSFFAVLAATLVMFAGGVCLYRNYRPARFFMLAWTALLAGMLLYLFKTFGVLPANVVTEYAIQIGSAFEVILLSIALADRLRHMTQETQRIQSEMNTALESRVAERTAALESANRQLEMLSSTDGLTGVFNRRYFDKHLRKELVRCRRRGSLALILLDVDHFKAFNDNLGHQAGDSCLRKLADKLTNLVRRETDIVCRYGGEEFAIVLPYTDAAGARQVANQVRAGVESDLWFEWEGEPHSVTVSIGVAVVGSGIAVEPDEAVAVADEALYTSKAEGRNRVTALDVSGHSVGPAAVKPQLAAE, translated from the coding sequence TTGATTCGTCTGTTGCTGGTTGTCATGCTGGCTTTGAGCTCGTTGCAGGTACTGGCTGCGGGTGCTCCCGATGGCTTGTCCGTAAAGCTGGACCGGGCCAGTGACGTGATTGATATTTCCCGACATCTCGCTTTCTATGAAGACCCTTCCTCGAATCTGAACATCTATCAGATCAAGCGGCGCTGGCCGGATATAGGCTCAAAAACCATTCAGCCAAAAGCCTACAATTTCGGTTTTACGGACTCGACGTATTGGTTTCACACTCGCGTCGAAAATGTTTCCAGCCCGAACGATCAATGGGTGATCGAGGGGTTGTATCCGATTATTGATGAAATGGAACTGTTTGTTGTCCGTGCCGCAGGGCCGATTGAGCGTCAGATCGCCGGCGATTCCGTACCTTTTCATCGGCGCGCCAGAGATCACCACAATATCAACTTCGACCTGACGTTGAATCGGGGTGAAAGCGTCGATTTGTATTTCCGCGTGAAAACCAGCGGTGCGGTGCAAATGCGGACCAAACTCTGGAGCCTGGACAGTTTCAGTCATGCCGATCACCAGGAACGGTTTGTTCTCGGTTTGTTCTATGGCTTGCTGATAGCCATGCTGATCTTCAGCTTCCTCATTTTTCTGTCAATCCGCGACACCAATTACCTCTGGTATTCAGGATACATTTTTAACTACGGCATTCTTCAATCCAGTTTGAACGGCCTGTCTTTTGAGCATCTGTGGCCGGATTCGCCATGGTGGAATAACCGCGCGGTCGCCGTGTTGATTGCCTCGGGCATGTTCTTTGTACTCGGGTTCTCCCGATCCTTTTTGGCGCTTAAGGCCAATGCACCGGTGTTGAATCGCACTTTTCTGGCCATGATGGGGGTCTTTGCTCTGGCGGCTGTTGCGCCGATGATTTCCCCGAGTTACGCCCCCGTTATTCGCTTCAATAGTTTTTTTGCGGTGTTGGCGGCGACCCTGGTGATGTTCGCCGGAGGCGTGTGTTTGTACCGCAATTACCGGCCGGCACGCTTTTTTATGTTGGCGTGGACGGCATTGTTGGCGGGTATGTTGCTGTATCTGTTTAAAACCTTTGGTGTGTTGCCCGCCAATGTCGTGACGGAATATGCCATTCAGATTGGCTCGGCGTTTGAGGTCATTTTGTTGTCGATTGCGCTGGCGGACCGTTTGCGGCACATGACGCAGGAAACCCAACGGATCCAGAGTGAGATGAATACGGCTCTTGAGTCTCGCGTTGCGGAGCGAACGGCTGCATTGGAATCTGCCAATCGACAGCTGGAAATGCTGAGTTCAACCGATGGGCTGACGGGCGTATTCAATCGTCGTTACTTTGATAAGCACCTGAGAAAAGAACTGGTTCGGTGCCGGCGCAGAGGGTCGTTGGCGCTAATCCTGTTGGATGTAGATCATTTCAAGGCCTTTAACGACAACCTGGGCCACCAGGCAGGTGACAGTTGCCTGCGCAAGTTGGCGGATAAACTGACCAATCTGGTTCGGCGCGAAACCGACATCGTCTGCCGATACGGTGGTGAAGAGTTTGCGATTGTCCTGCCTTATACCGATGCGGCCGGGGCAAGGCAGGTGGCGAATCAGGTTCGCGCCGGTGTTGAGTCGGATCTTTGGTTTGAATGGGAAGGCGAGCCTCATTCGGTGACGGTAAGTATAGGTGTGGCCGTGGTTGGGTCGGGCATTGCCGTTGAGCCTGATGAAGCGGTGGCTGTTGCAGACGAAGCGCTTTACACCTCAAAGGCCGAAGGCCGAAACAGAGTGACCGCTCTGGATGTGAGCGGTCACTCTGTTGGCCCAGCCGCGGTTAAGCCACAGCTGGCCGCTGAGTAA